One stretch of Amycolatopsis tolypomycina DNA includes these proteins:
- a CDS encoding ATP-binding protein, whose translation MDQETLTTVVGRVAGTEDSTPLQFCVAVDPDAYLQLDDVVVTRRELPGLGEVTSYGVVTQVTARHEGASFGSDVFLISDGVLPAQVQEIAEIATTRVEPECYVPPKPGSQVRRAVGEDRAQALYFDNMTRQVAVGLGRDGEPVYLNMDFLDGTRGAHVSISGVSGVATKTSFALFLLHSIFRGGALPNAHNAKALVFSVKGEDLLFLDTPNVHLDEKLTGEYLKLGLPAEPFASVGFYAPPTPSDTTGKPYVTGRTSGVGAFWWTIAEFCAQDLLPYVFADAEDERNQYTMVIHQVANRLRLDSTPAGKDGAANVDGQLCRTYAELVDVICDRVTDEETRASWAGAVTGAGTVNAFIRRLRSSQRALSGLIRGDLADHPARRLSTENQQVTVVDIHNLVERAQRFVVGVTLAAETARKEAAGPGGLLFTMLDELNKYAPREGSSPIKEVLLDIAERGRSLGVILIGAQQTASEVERRIVSNSSVRIVGRLDAAEASRPEYGFLPASQRVRATLATPGTMFVSQPEIPVPIAVGFPFPAWATRLSEAGAIPATTATSKKSDPFAGLPSRGSDPFGDDPPPF comes from the coding sequence GTGGACCAGGAGACGCTCACCACCGTGGTCGGCCGGGTGGCCGGCACGGAGGACTCGACGCCGCTGCAGTTCTGCGTGGCCGTCGACCCGGATGCCTATCTGCAGCTCGACGACGTCGTCGTGACCCGGCGGGAACTGCCCGGTCTCGGCGAAGTCACCTCCTACGGTGTCGTGACGCAGGTGACCGCGCGCCACGAGGGCGCCAGCTTCGGCAGCGACGTCTTCCTGATCTCCGACGGGGTCCTGCCCGCCCAGGTGCAGGAGATCGCCGAGATCGCCACCACCCGCGTCGAGCCCGAGTGCTACGTGCCGCCCAAGCCGGGCAGCCAGGTCCGGCGGGCCGTGGGGGAGGATCGCGCGCAGGCGCTGTACTTCGACAACATGACCCGCCAGGTGGCGGTCGGCCTGGGCCGGGACGGCGAACCCGTCTACCTCAACATGGACTTCCTCGACGGCACCCGCGGCGCGCACGTCAGCATCAGCGGCGTCTCCGGCGTGGCCACCAAGACGTCGTTCGCGTTGTTCCTGCTGCACTCGATCTTCCGCGGCGGCGCCCTGCCCAACGCCCACAACGCCAAGGCCCTCGTCTTCTCCGTCAAGGGCGAGGACCTGCTGTTCCTCGACACCCCGAACGTCCACCTCGACGAGAAGCTCACCGGCGAATACCTCAAGCTGGGCCTGCCCGCGGAGCCCTTCGCGTCCGTCGGGTTCTACGCGCCGCCCACGCCGTCGGACACCACGGGGAAGCCTTACGTGACCGGGCGGACCTCGGGCGTGGGCGCGTTCTGGTGGACCATCGCGGAGTTCTGCGCCCAGGACCTGCTGCCCTACGTCTTCGCCGACGCCGAGGACGAGCGCAACCAGTACACGATGGTCATCCACCAGGTCGCGAACCGCCTGCGCCTCGACAGCACCCCGGCGGGCAAGGACGGCGCCGCCAACGTCGACGGGCAGCTGTGCCGCACCTACGCCGAACTCGTCGACGTCATCTGCGACCGCGTCACCGACGAGGAAACCCGGGCGAGCTGGGCGGGTGCGGTCACCGGCGCGGGCACGGTCAACGCCTTCATCCGCCGCCTGCGCTCGAGCCAGCGCGCGCTGTCCGGGCTCATCCGCGGCGACCTCGCCGACCACCCCGCGCGCCGGTTGTCCACGGAAAACCAGCAGGTGACCGTGGTGGACATCCACAACCTCGTCGAGCGCGCGCAGCGGTTCGTCGTCGGCGTGACGCTGGCCGCGGAGACCGCGCGCAAGGAAGCGGCCGGCCCGGGCGGGCTGCTGTTCACCATGCTGGACGAGCTCAACAAGTACGCGCCGCGCGAAGGCAGCAGCCCCATCAAGGAGGTGCTGCTGGACATCGCCGAGCGCGGCCGGTCCCTCGGCGTCATCCTCATCGGTGCGCAGCAGACGGCCAGCGAGGTCGAGCGCCGGATCGTCAGCAACAGCTCGGTCCGCATCGTCGGCCGGCTCGACGCCGCCGAGGCATCGCGGCCCGAGTACGGCTTCCTCCCGGCCAGCCAGCGGGTGCGCGCCACCCTGGCCACGCCGGGCACGATGTTCGTGAGCCAGCCGGAGATCCCGGTGCCGATCGCCGTCGGCTTCCCGTTCCCCGCCTGGGCCACGCGGCTTTCCGAGGCCGGGGCGATCCCGGCGACCACAGCCACGTCGAAGAAGAGCGATCCCTTCGCCGGCCTCCCTTCACGCGGCAGCGATCCCTTCGGTGACGACCCGCCGCCGTTCTGA
- a CDS encoding exonuclease SbcCD subunit D, with amino-acid sequence MKFLHTSDWHIGKTLKGRNRLDEQRAVLGEVVRIAREEQFDAILVAGDLYETSAPSAAAQELVVRALMALRETGAEVVAIAGNHDHAATFEAYRPLLKAAGIQLTGDPRPVHDGGVFSFDARSTGERVNVAVLPFLSQRYAVRAAELLTGTPADNVGEYDQRVRDILAHLKTGFTPGAVNLVMAHLTVTGGTMGGGERAAQSIFEYHVPATAFGADPHYVALGHLHRRQSLPAACPVHYSGSPFAVDFGEQDNTSVVLSVEVSPTTPAKITDIPLKAGRKLRTVHGTVAELTARAAEFGEDYLRVYLREPTRAGLREEIQEALPNALEIRIDPEFAAPVTTSNGDRAVADRSPGELFASYCVERTIEDKRVQALFARLHDEETSGV; translated from the coding sequence GTGAAGTTCCTGCACACCTCCGACTGGCACATCGGCAAGACGCTCAAGGGGCGCAACCGCCTCGACGAGCAGCGGGCCGTGCTCGGCGAGGTCGTCCGGATCGCGCGGGAGGAGCAGTTCGACGCGATCCTCGTCGCGGGCGACCTGTACGAGACGTCGGCGCCGTCGGCGGCCGCGCAGGAACTCGTGGTGCGGGCGCTGATGGCGCTGCGCGAAACCGGTGCCGAGGTCGTCGCCATCGCCGGGAACCACGACCACGCCGCGACGTTCGAGGCGTACCGCCCGCTGCTCAAAGCGGCGGGCATCCAGCTCACCGGCGATCCCCGCCCGGTCCACGACGGCGGTGTCTTCTCGTTCGACGCGCGTTCGACGGGCGAGCGCGTCAACGTCGCCGTGCTGCCCTTCCTTTCCCAGCGCTACGCGGTCCGCGCCGCGGAGCTGCTCACCGGCACCCCGGCGGACAACGTCGGCGAGTACGACCAGCGGGTGCGCGACATCCTGGCCCACCTCAAGACGGGGTTCACGCCCGGCGCGGTCAACCTCGTCATGGCGCACCTGACGGTGACCGGCGGGACGATGGGCGGCGGGGAACGCGCGGCGCAGTCCATCTTCGAGTACCACGTGCCCGCCACGGCGTTCGGCGCCGACCCGCACTACGTGGCCCTCGGCCACCTGCACCGGCGCCAGTCGCTGCCCGCCGCGTGCCCGGTGCACTACAGCGGTTCGCCGTTCGCCGTGGACTTCGGCGAGCAGGACAACACGAGTGTCGTGCTGTCGGTGGAAGTGAGCCCCACGACACCGGCGAAGATCACCGACATCCCGCTGAAAGCGGGGCGGAAGCTGCGCACGGTGCACGGCACGGTGGCGGAACTGACCGCGCGCGCCGCGGAGTTCGGCGAGGACTACCTCCGCGTCTACCTCCGCGAACCGACCAGGGCCGGGCTGCGCGAGGAGATCCAGGAAGCCCTGCCGAACGCCCTGGAAATCCGCATCGACCCGGAGTTCGCCGCGCCGGTGACGACGTCGAACGGCGACCGCGCGGTCGCCGACCGTTCGCCCG